A region from the Ichthyobacterium seriolicida genome encodes:
- the feoB gene encoding ferrous iron transport protein B produces MKISLIGNPNTGKTSLFNKLTGLNQQVVNYPGSTVEKKYGHFTLKNGTDVTIADLPGTYTLEPSSLDEVIVLKEILFLSEDIDLFIVVVDASSIKRNLYIFSQILDIGRPVLMVLNMLDIAKSKGLKVDIEKLKKELNTDIIPINASKGNGIDDIKDYIAQNIFVKSKEPVFDSEKENPEFIEDLKPYFKDKTHYFMWLYCVQQNLISENIPMDIRSDISGVLEKHKRFKFSIRESIKRYQRINDIIKKTVNTSKSEYNLTDKIDASFTHKFYGYIIFFTLLIFIFQCIFSWASYPMDMIDSLFSNVSETLKSILPENSLSNLITEGIIPGISGVIIFIPQIAILFFFISVLEQTGYMSRVVFLLDKFMRKFNLNGKSVVPMISGVACSIPAIMATRNIETQKERLLTIMIVPFMTCSARLPVYAILIGLAVPDKFFFGFNLQGLVLMAMYLVGFFTALIAALILDKFVRSKVTSLFLIEMPSYKIPQISNIFYTVVEKTKSFVVRSGKIIFSISILLWVLGSYGYSDNAHEIVAQQVKDQNLSEEELSREIESYKLENSYIGKMGKFIEPIISPLGYDWKIGIAIITSFSAREVFVGTLTTIYSIGDTEDSDLAIRQRLKKEKNPKTNKPIFSNAVCASLLIFYAFSMQCMSTVAVVRKETNSWKWAIFQVIFMTIYAYISAWITYNIFLLF; encoded by the coding sequence ATGAAGATTTCGCTTATAGGTAATCCTAATACAGGAAAAACTAGTCTATTCAACAAGCTTACAGGGCTAAATCAACAAGTAGTAAACTATCCTGGCAGTACGGTTGAAAAAAAATATGGACATTTTACCCTAAAAAATGGCACAGATGTAACGATAGCAGATCTCCCTGGAACATATACTCTAGAACCTTCATCGCTCGATGAGGTTATAGTTTTAAAAGAGATATTATTCCTATCAGAGGATATAGATCTATTCATCGTGGTTGTAGATGCCTCTAGCATAAAGAGAAATCTATATATATTCTCTCAAATATTAGATATAGGAAGACCAGTTTTGATGGTTCTAAATATGTTAGATATAGCCAAAAGCAAAGGCTTAAAGGTAGATATAGAAAAATTAAAAAAGGAGCTAAATACAGATATTATACCTATAAATGCCTCAAAGGGTAATGGCATAGATGACATAAAAGATTATATAGCACAAAATATTTTTGTCAAGTCTAAGGAACCCGTATTTGACTCTGAAAAAGAAAACCCTGAATTTATAGAAGATTTAAAACCTTATTTTAAGGATAAAACGCATTATTTTATGTGGTTGTACTGTGTACAACAAAACTTGATATCTGAGAATATTCCAATGGATATAAGATCAGATATAAGTGGTGTTTTAGAAAAACACAAGAGATTTAAGTTTAGTATAAGAGAATCCATAAAACGATATCAACGTATAAACGATATAATAAAAAAAACTGTAAACACATCTAAAAGTGAATATAATCTCACAGATAAGATTGATGCCTCTTTCACTCATAAATTTTACGGATATATAATTTTCTTTACTCTGCTAATATTTATTTTTCAATGTATATTTTCTTGGGCTTCGTATCCCATGGATATGATAGATAGTCTTTTTTCTAATGTATCTGAAACTCTCAAATCCATTCTGCCTGAAAATAGTTTGTCAAATCTAATTACAGAGGGAATCATACCGGGAATCTCAGGTGTTATTATTTTTATACCGCAGATAGCTATATTATTTTTCTTTATTTCTGTATTAGAACAAACTGGTTATATGTCTAGGGTCGTATTCTTGTTAGATAAATTTATGAGAAAGTTCAATCTCAATGGCAAAAGTGTAGTCCCTATGATATCTGGTGTAGCTTGTTCGATTCCCGCTATTATGGCTACCCGAAATATAGAAACTCAAAAGGAGAGGTTATTGACAATAATGATCGTGCCCTTTATGACTTGTTCTGCAAGACTGCCTGTCTATGCAATATTAATAGGATTAGCTGTTCCAGATAAATTTTTTTTTGGATTCAATTTACAAGGATTAGTTCTTATGGCCATGTATTTAGTAGGCTTTTTCACAGCTTTGATAGCTGCCTTAATTTTAGATAAGTTTGTAAGATCCAAAGTCACTAGTCTCTTTTTGATAGAGATGCCTAGTTATAAGATACCTCAAATATCAAATATATTCTATACTGTGGTAGAAAAAACTAAATCATTTGTAGTTCGTTCAGGGAAAATTATCTTTTCTATATCTATACTGTTATGGGTTTTAGGCTCATATGGTTACAGCGATAATGCCCATGAGATAGTCGCCCAACAAGTAAAAGATCAGAATCTAAGTGAGGAAGAACTATCTCGAGAAATAGAGTCGTATAAACTAGAAAACTCTTATATAGGCAAGATGGGAAAATTTATAGAACCTATAATTTCCCCATTAGGTTACGATTGGAAAATAGGCATTGCCATTATAACTTCTTTTAGTGCCAGGGAGGTTTTCGTAGGCACACTTACTACAATATACAGTATAGGAGATACGGAAGATAGTGATTTAGCCATAAGGCAACGCCTTAAAAAAGAAAAAAATCCAAAAACTAATAAGCCCATATTTTCTAATGCTGTATGTGCTTCCTTACTTATTTTTTATGCTTTCTCTATGCAGTGCATGAGTACTGTAGCTGTAGTAAGAAAAGAAACAAATAGTTGGAAGTGGGCTATTTTTCAGGTAATTTTTATGACGATATACGCTTATATATCTGCTTGGATTACTTATAATATATTCCTTCTGTTTTAA
- a CDS encoding Rieske (2Fe-2S) protein: MGYRYISIVKIILCALVGLGCIRDQEYILPHVSVDETLWLNNPSNIDLQIIGGIKTIDAGIKGIIIYRSSKDVFFAYEQSCPHIYPKRCSKMIINQDSFIAKCDCDNSTFWLLTGEPLTGNPTVGLKKYEVSYNSQYQTLHIYN; the protein is encoded by the coding sequence ATGGGATATAGATATATATCAATTGTTAAAATAATCTTGTGTGCACTAGTCGGATTAGGATGTATTAGAGATCAAGAATACATCTTGCCTCATGTCTCAGTAGATGAGACCCTATGGTTAAACAATCCTTCCAATATAGATCTACAAATCATAGGCGGAATAAAAACCATAGATGCAGGAATAAAGGGTATAATAATTTATAGATCTTCTAAAGATGTGTTTTTCGCTTATGAACAGAGTTGCCCTCATATATACCCTAAACGATGCAGTAAAATGATTATAAACCAAGACTCTTTTATAGCAAAATGTGATTGTGATAACAGCACTTTTTGGCTCCTGACAGGAGAACCCTTAACTGGAAATCCAACAGTGGGATTGAAGAAATATGAGGTTAGTTATAATTCTCAATATCAGACACTGCATATTTACAACTGA
- a CDS encoding UDP-N-acetylmuramoyl-tripeptide--D-alanyl-D-alanine ligase — protein sequence MDISEIYKIIYKQNLRISTDTRSIEDNSVFVALKGENFDGNAFAKKALSKGAKLVFVDDKKYSDLENVIYVPDTLKMIQELAVYHRDKFQIPFIAITGSNGKTTTKELVNSVLLEKYKTHCTKGNLNNHIGVPLTILSIQTDTEMAIIEMGANHKGEIDFLCKISKPNYGYITNFGRAHLEGFGNLEGVIEGKSELYNFLKNNSAKVFVNTADETQNTILSKKGIIDIIPFGPDSNTDINLENIDPFVSVNYLGKIIKSNLIGSYNFYNISAAIAIGEHFGLSFEQIKDGIQKYFPTNNRSQVLKKEDLEIILDAYNANPSSMEIALSSLSNQSDVVLILGDMAELGSFSEEEHQKLVFLIEQRNFHKTYLLGDQFFKTNITKPNIYKYRDIENLKSDLKNDYFSNKKIFIKGSRSMKLEELIHIF from the coding sequence ATGGATATTTCAGAGATTTATAAGATTATTTACAAACAAAATCTAAGAATAAGTACAGATACCAGATCTATAGAAGACAACAGTGTATTTGTAGCTTTAAAAGGAGAAAATTTCGATGGAAATGCCTTTGCAAAGAAAGCGTTGAGTAAAGGAGCTAAACTAGTTTTTGTAGATGACAAAAAATATTCTGATTTAGAAAATGTAATATACGTTCCCGATACTCTTAAAATGATACAAGAGTTAGCCGTTTATCACAGAGATAAATTCCAGATACCATTTATAGCCATAACTGGAAGCAATGGAAAGACTACTACCAAAGAATTGGTGAATTCTGTTCTATTGGAAAAATATAAAACTCACTGTACAAAAGGAAATTTAAATAATCACATAGGAGTACCTCTCACTATTTTATCTATACAAACTGATACGGAAATGGCCATAATAGAAATGGGTGCCAATCATAAAGGTGAAATAGACTTTTTATGTAAAATATCAAAGCCCAATTATGGATATATAACAAATTTTGGAAGAGCTCATCTGGAGGGATTTGGTAATTTGGAAGGGGTTATAGAGGGAAAATCTGAACTTTATAACTTTTTAAAAAACAACAGCGCAAAAGTTTTTGTAAACACTGCAGATGAAACACAAAATACAATATTATCTAAAAAAGGAATTATCGATATCATACCTTTTGGACCTGATTCGAATACAGATATAAATCTCGAAAACATCGATCCCTTTGTAAGTGTCAATTATTTGGGTAAGATTATAAAGTCTAATCTAATAGGCAGCTATAATTTTTATAATATATCTGCAGCCATAGCTATAGGAGAGCATTTTGGATTGAGTTTTGAGCAGATAAAAGATGGAATACAAAAGTATTTCCCTACAAATAATCGTTCACAAGTTTTAAAAAAAGAGGATCTAGAAATAATTTTGGACGCATACAATGCAAATCCTTCGAGTATGGAAATAGCTTTGAGCAGTTTATCAAATCAAAGTGATGTGGTTTTAATATTAGGAGATATGGCAGAATTGGGATCCTTTTCAGAAGAAGAACACCAAAAATTGGTTTTTCTCATTGAACAGCGAAATTTTCACAAAACTTATCTATTAGGTGATCAATTCTTTAAGACAAATATTACAAAGCCTAATATTTATAAATACAGAGATATAGAAAATCTAAAAAGCGATTTAAAAAATGATTATTTCTCAAACAAAAAAATATTCATAAAGGGATCTAGATCCATGAAATTAGAAGAACTAATCCATATATTCTAG
- a CDS encoding RluA family pseudouridine synthase, with protein sequence MIDKYEFKVDEDQHPLRVDKYLMGVLKEVSSRNKIQSLIELGNIKVNDVVVKSNYKVKSNDMVKVTICSNPYETEVIPENIPLNIVYEDQCIIVVDKEPGMVVHPGNGNYNKTLINALLFHFDKLPVAQKDNHRPGLVHRIDKNTSGLLVIAKDESSMAHLTKQFYERTTERMYIALVWGDIEQDSGRITGNIGRDLKNRKIMRVFPEGDMGKKAITNYKVIERFGYTTLIECKLETGRTHQIRVHLKHIGHPIFNDDTYGGDKILKGTTYSKYEQFIRNCFKTMNRHALHAKTLGFEHPNNRHFIRFNSLIPPDFDALLKKWRNYSNRE encoded by the coding sequence ATGATTGATAAATATGAATTTAAAGTAGATGAAGATCAGCACCCTTTAAGGGTGGATAAATACCTCATGGGTGTATTGAAAGAGGTATCTAGTCGAAATAAAATTCAGAGTTTAATCGAATTAGGAAATATTAAGGTTAATGATGTAGTTGTAAAATCTAATTACAAGGTAAAGTCTAATGATATGGTTAAAGTAACCATATGCTCTAATCCTTATGAAACTGAAGTTATACCTGAAAATATTCCTCTTAATATAGTTTATGAAGATCAGTGTATAATAGTTGTGGATAAAGAGCCAGGGATGGTTGTACATCCTGGCAATGGCAACTACAATAAAACTCTAATTAACGCTTTGTTATTTCATTTTGATAAGTTGCCTGTAGCCCAAAAAGATAATCACAGACCTGGATTAGTACACAGAATAGATAAAAACACAAGTGGTCTTTTGGTAATTGCCAAAGATGAATCCTCTATGGCGCATCTTACAAAACAATTTTATGAGAGGACCACAGAACGAATGTATATAGCCTTAGTTTGGGGAGATATAGAACAAGATAGTGGACGTATCACAGGCAATATAGGTCGTGATTTGAAAAACAGAAAGATCATGAGAGTATTCCCCGAGGGAGATATGGGAAAAAAAGCTATTACCAACTATAAAGTCATAGAGCGTTTTGGATATACAACTCTTATAGAATGTAAATTAGAAACTGGTAGAACTCATCAGATCAGGGTTCATCTAAAACATATAGGACATCCAATATTTAACGATGATACCTACGGAGGAGATAAAATCTTAAAAGGAACTACATACAGTAAATATGAGCAATTTATTAGGAATTGTTTTAAAACGATGAATAGGCATGCTCTGCATGCAAAAACACTGGGATTTGAACATCCTAATAACAGACATTTTATAAGATTTAATTCTCTTATACCGCCTGATTTTGATGCCTTGTTAAAAAAATGGAGAAACTATTCTAATCGAGAATAG
- a CDS encoding PASTA domain-containing protein, with translation MTLHNEHITVPDLITMKIDDVEKKLSSESLKYEIIDSIHYNDKLEKNSVVDQLPLAGELVKVNRVIYLTINSSSYYKDTIPDVFQKSKRQVIPLLESKGFKIRNLKYVPDLGKDILLEIRHENKIVEKHELLRVGAELDLVFGSGLSNKKVSLPNVMGLTLNKAKKVLKRKSLTLGSVVYDGEIVDTLNAIIYNQFPKFKENTSMYIGESLDVWLLEVGMEE, from the coding sequence ATGACATTACACAATGAGCATATTACAGTTCCTGATTTAATAACTATGAAAATAGACGATGTGGAAAAAAAATTATCTAGCGAATCGCTCAAATACGAAATCATAGATTCTATACATTACAATGACAAACTAGAAAAAAATAGTGTGGTAGATCAATTACCTTTGGCTGGAGAATTAGTAAAAGTCAATAGAGTAATATATTTAACTATTAATTCTTCTAGCTATTATAAAGACACTATTCCAGATGTATTTCAAAAGTCTAAAAGGCAAGTCATACCACTTTTAGAATCAAAAGGCTTTAAAATTCGAAATTTAAAATACGTGCCCGATTTAGGAAAGGATATTCTATTGGAAATACGTCACGAAAATAAAATAGTTGAAAAGCATGAACTTCTAAGAGTAGGGGCAGAGTTAGATTTAGTCTTTGGATCTGGATTGAGCAACAAAAAGGTTTCACTTCCAAATGTGATGGGCTTAACATTAAATAAGGCAAAAAAAGTATTAAAAAGGAAATCACTTACTTTGGGAAGTGTAGTTTACGATGGGGAGATAGTAGATACTTTAAATGCTATTATATACAATCAATTCCCAAAATTTAAGGAAAATACCAGTATGTATATTGGAGAGAGCCTTGACGTCTGGCTATTAGAGGTGGGTATGGAAGAGTGA